One window from the genome of Microcebus murinus isolate Inina chromosome X, M.murinus_Inina_mat1.0, whole genome shotgun sequence encodes:
- the POU3F4 gene encoding POU domain, class 3, transcription factor 4: protein MATAASNPYSILSSSSLVHADSAGMQQGSPFRNPQKLLQSDYLQGVPSNGHPLGHHWVTSLSDGGPWSSTLATSPLDQQDVKPGREDLQLGAIIHHRSPHVAHHSPHTNHPNAWGASPAPNSSITSSGQPLNVYSQPGFTVSGMLEHGGLTPPPAAASTQSLHPVLREPPDHGELGSHHCQDHSDEETPTSDELEQFAKQFKQRRIKLGFTQADVGLALGTLYGNVFSQTTICRFEALQLSFKNMCKLKPLLNKWLEEADSSTGSPTSIDKIAAQGRKRKKRTSIEVSVKGVLETHFLKCPKPAAQEISSLADSLQLEKEVVRVWFCNRRQKEKRMTPPGDQQPHEVYSHTVKTDTSCQDL, encoded by the coding sequence ATGGCCACAGCTGCCTCGAATCCCTACAGCATTCTCAGTTCCAGCTCCCTGGTCCATGCGGACTCTGCAGGCATGCAGCAGGGGAGTCCTTTTCGAAACCctcagaaacttctccaaagtgATTACTTGCAGGGAGTTCCCAGCAATGGGCATCCCCTCGGGCATCACTGGGTGACCAGTCTTAGTGATGGTGGCCCATGGTCCTCCACACTGGCCACCAGCCCTTTGGACCAGCAGGACGTGAAGCCTGGGCGTGAAGACCTGCAGCTGGGTGCGATCATCCATCACCGCTCGCCACACGTAGCCCACCACTCACCGCACACTAACCACCCCAACGCCTGGGGGGCGAGCCCGGCTCCGAACTCGTCCATCACATCAAGCGGCCAACCTCTCAACGTGTACTCGCAGCCAGGCTTCACGGTGAGCGGCATGCTGGAGCACGGGGGACTCACCCCACCGCCGGCAGCCGCCTCCACACAGAGCCTGCACCCGGTGCTCAGGGAGCCCCCGGACCACGGTGAACTGGGTTCACACCATTGCCAGGACCACTCAGACGAGGAGACGCCAACCTCTGATGAGTTGGAACAGTTCGCCAAACAATTCAAACAAAGAAGAATCAAGTTGGGCTTCACGCAGGCCGACGTGGGGTTGGCGCTAGGCACACTGTACGGCAACGTGTTTTCGCAGACCACCATCTGCAGGTTCGAGGCCTTGCAGCTGAGCTTCAAGAACATGTGCAAGCTGAAGCCTCTGCTGAACAAGTGGCTGGAGGAGGCGGATTCGTCCACTGGAAGCCCGACCAGCATTGACAAGATCGCCGCGCAGGGCCGAAAGCGCAAGAAGCGAACCTCCATCGAGGTGAGTGTCAAGGGCGTACTGGAGACTCATTTCCTCAAGTGTCCCAAGCCTGCTGCGCAGGAGATCTCCTCGCTGGCAGACAGCCTCCAGTTGGAGAAAGAAGTGGTACGTGTCTGGTTCTGTAAtagaagacaaaaagagaaaagaatgactcCGCCAGGGGATCAGCAGCCGCATGAGGTTTATTCGCACACCGTGAAAACAGACACGTCCTGCCAGGATCTCTGA